A genomic region of Candidozyma auris chromosome 5, complete sequence contains the following coding sequences:
- the BUR2 gene encoding Bur2p, protein MLILTVEEAKKKFGDLDTIVLPKNYLQEYLSVSADECYECYEFVLKLRSLCDDPKLPSHRILVKKITDIGKDTFYSIANGH, encoded by the coding sequence ATGTTAATCCTTACAGTggaggaggccaagaagaagtttggcGATCTCGATACCATTGTCTTGCCCAAAAACTATCTACAAGAATACCTCAGCGTCTCTGCAGATGAGTGCTACGAGTGTTATGAGTTTGTGCTCAAGCTCCGCTCTCTTTGCGACGACCCAAAACTACCGAGTCATAGAATCTTGGTTAAGAAAATCACCGACATTGGGAAGGACACCTTCTACAGTATAGCCAATGGTCACTAG